A stretch of the Heterodontus francisci isolate sHetFra1 chromosome 10, sHetFra1.hap1, whole genome shotgun sequence genome encodes the following:
- the LOC137374258 gene encoding lebercilin-like protein isoform X2 — protein MASEKSLQDSLSDHSPRRRGGDSTSSSNVSSNKSKNSTRSNKCQRNSACTEYSEDFEDHSSIAESFKESVKSKHQAIEKESIKKNNNRGNQKRAQRKPPFKMLQRLNQSAFKDKSQNLTKTNTGGQDFDLMTRHLLSARLHKTKELKNEVCDLQRELENARLENRLLRQLQYRHMKALVKFENEQNNLPQLLVRHESEVQMLKEMLRKSKEQDRSVSKQLKEAESELWKTRNSLQKLKVLCDKKNLAERDDLTWKLTNLSKKLELDQQKMQKTWPKQYRQKNVFLPSVPFLLIMFFQI, from the exons ATGGCCAGTGAAAAGAGTTTGCAGGACAGTCTCTCAGACCATTCTCCAAGAAGACGTGGGGGAGACTCGACTTCAAGCAGCAACGTTTCAAGTAACAAGTCAAAGAACAGCACCAGGAGCAACAAGTGTCAAAGAAACAGTGCATGCACAGAGTACTCTGAGGATTTTGAAGATCACAGCAGTATTGCAGAGTCATTCAAAGAGAGTGTCAAAAGCAAACACCAGGCAATAGAGAAAGAAAGTATTAAGAAAAACAACAACCGAGGCAATCAGAAAAGAG caCAAAGAAAACCACCATTTAAAATGCTGCAACGTTTGAACCAATCCGCATTTAAGGATAAATCACAGAACCTTACCAAAacgaacactggtgggcaagattttGATCTGATGACTCGCCACCTATTGTCAGCCAGACTGCACAAAACTAAAGAATTGAAGAATGAGGTGTGTGACCTTCAAAGGGAACTGGAAAATGCCAGGCTGGAAAACAGACTGCTCAGGCAGCTTCAGTACCGACACATGAAGGCACTGGTGAAGTTCGAGAATGAGCAGAACAACCTACCCCAGCTATTAGTCAGACACGAGAGTGAGGTACAAATGTTGAAAGAAATGCTGCGCAAGTCAAAGGAGCAAGACCGGAGCGTGTCAAAGCAACTGAAAGAGGCAGAGTCGGAGCTGTGGAAAACAAGGAATTCTCTGCAGAAGCTAAAGGTGCTCTGTGACAAGAAGAACTTGGCAGAACGGGACGATCTGACCTGGAAGCTTACAAATCTCTCAAAAAAACTCGAGCTGGATCAGCAAAAGATGCAG